From the genome of Sulfurirhabdus autotrophica, one region includes:
- a CDS encoding disulfide bond formation protein B, whose product MKHEVRFLFLLIFLACASLISFALYLQIGQHLLPCPLCVAQRIAYWLAGLTALLAFIHRPKIFGQRIYSAFVALFSLSGVAVAIHHTWAIRHPELAECGIGPEEKFLNSLPIAQWWPSMFEANGDCTSVTWRFLSLNIPEWSIVCFTILIGIAVYIFLSKPKRHWLA is encoded by the coding sequence ATGAAGCATGAAGTACGGTTCCTTTTTCTGTTAATTTTTCTCGCCTGTGCCAGCCTGATCAGTTTCGCCCTCTATTTACAAATAGGCCAGCACCTTTTACCTTGCCCGCTTTGTGTCGCACAACGCATTGCTTACTGGCTTGCCGGATTAACCGCTTTACTGGCGTTTATTCACCGGCCGAAAATATTTGGTCAGCGTATATACAGCGCCTTTGTGGCATTATTTTCTTTGTCTGGGGTGGCTGTTGCCATCCATCACACATGGGCTATCCGGCATCCTGAACTGGCCGAATGCGGCATCGGCCCGGAAGAAAAGTTTCTCAATTCTCTGCCTATTGCCCAATGGTGGCCAAGCATGTTTGAAGCCAACGGCGACTGCACCAGTGTCACCTGGCGATTTTTATCGCTCAATATTCCGGAATGGTCGATTGTTTGCTTTACTATCTTGATCGGTATAGCAGTTTACATTTTCTTGAGCAAACCAAAGCGGCACTGGCTGGCATAA
- the hypE gene encoding hydrogenase expression/formation protein HypE — protein sequence MKNEKQQLNAPSKITGEVSPVKTIEHELSGARFITLAHGNGGRFMRELIDGLFARHLANPLLNTQTDASLLPEIAGDIMVTTDGFTVQPLEFPGGTIGSLAVHGTVNDLAVSGAKPLYLTLNAFIEEGLEIAQLDRIVASLASAATEAGVCVVAGDTKVLPRGEGGGLYLATTGVGVKSTGLQLGMGQIQEGDAILVSGPVGDHGIAVMLAREQFGLRGDLLSDSASVISLTQSLLGLKGLRFMRDPTRGGLATVAHEISRATGMSVHLNETAIPVRDPVRSVCDMLGYDPYYLACEGRVVAVVDKEQMAEALALWRALPEGRESSAIGYVLGDVSHVILHTELGGERLLEELEDDPLPRIC from the coding sequence ATGAAAAACGAGAAACAGCAGTTAAACGCACCCAGTAAAATCACTGGCGAAGTTTCACCGGTAAAAACTATAGAGCATGAATTGTCTGGCGCCCGGTTTATTACCCTCGCTCATGGAAATGGGGGGCGGTTCATGCGCGAACTGATCGACGGTTTGTTTGCCCGGCATCTTGCTAATCCCTTACTGAATACCCAAACCGATGCTTCCCTACTACCTGAAATAGCGGGGGATATCATGGTGACGACAGATGGCTTTACCGTTCAGCCTCTGGAGTTTCCTGGTGGCACCATTGGTTCTCTGGCAGTGCATGGCACAGTGAATGACCTGGCTGTGTCCGGCGCTAAGCCTTTGTATTTGACGTTGAATGCGTTTATCGAAGAAGGGTTGGAAATAGCACAACTGGATCGGATTGTAGCAAGCCTTGCATCTGCTGCAACAGAAGCCGGTGTATGTGTAGTGGCAGGAGACACCAAAGTGCTGCCACGTGGTGAAGGGGGTGGTTTGTATCTGGCAACCACAGGGGTGGGGGTGAAATCAACAGGATTGCAACTGGGGATGGGGCAAATTCAGGAAGGAGATGCCATTCTGGTGAGCGGGCCGGTAGGGGATCATGGTATCGCAGTGATGCTGGCAAGAGAGCAGTTTGGTTTGCGCGGTGACTTATTGTCAGATTCGGCCAGCGTCATTTCTTTGACGCAGTCCTTATTGGGGTTGAAGGGGCTGCGTTTCATGCGTGACCCTACACGAGGCGGGTTGGCGACCGTTGCACATGAAATTAGCCGCGCTACTGGTATGAGTGTGCACCTTAATGAAACAGCGATTCCCGTGCGAGACCCGGTGAGATCAGTTTGCGATATGCTGGGTTATGACCCTTACTATCTGGCGTGCGAAGGACGGGTGGTGGCGGTGGTGGACAAAGAACAAATGGCGGAAGCACTTGCATTATGGAGAGCGTTGCCAGAGGGGCGTGAATCTAGCGCCATTGGATATGTTTTGGGAGATGTTTCTCATGTGATCTTGCACACTGAACTGGGAGGAGAAAGGCTGCTGGAAGAACTGGAGGATGACCCGTTGCCACGAATCTGTTAA
- the ettA gene encoding energy-dependent translational throttle protein EttA, producing the protein MAQYVFTMNRVGKIVPPKRQILKDISLSFFPGAKIGVLGLNGSGKSSVLKIMAGLDKDIIGEATPMPNLSIGYLPQEPQLDPEQTVRESVEQGLGEVFEAQKKLEAVYAAYAEPDADFDALATEQARLEAIISASDGHSADQQLEIAADALRLPPWEAKIGNLSGGEKRRVALCRLLLSKPDMLLLDEPTNHLDAESVDWLEQFLTRFPGTVVAVTHDRYFLDNAAEWILELDRGHGIPWKGNYSSWLEQKEERLKQEESTESARQKALHKELEWVRQNPKGRQAKSKARLARFEELNSQEYQKRNETQEIFIPVAERLGDNVIEFDGVSKSFGDRLLIDNLSFQIPAGAIVGIIGPNGAGKSTLFRMITGQEQPDSGEVKIGPTVKIAHVDQSRDALGGNKTVFEEISNGSDILTVGRYETPARAYLGRFNFKGSDQQKIVSNLSGGERGRLHLAKTLIAGGNVLLLDEPSNDLDVETLRALEDALLEFAGCVLVISHDRWFLDRIATHILACEGDSQWVFFNGNYQEYEADKKKRLGEEGAKPKRIRYKPLMS; encoded by the coding sequence ATGGCTCAATACGTATTTACAATGAACCGCGTGGGCAAAATCGTTCCGCCCAAGCGCCAGATTCTTAAAGATATTTCTCTCAGTTTTTTCCCGGGCGCAAAAATCGGCGTTTTAGGTCTGAACGGTTCGGGTAAATCCAGCGTGCTCAAAATCATGGCGGGATTGGATAAAGATATTATTGGCGAAGCAACGCCGATGCCTAATCTCTCCATCGGCTACTTACCCCAGGAACCGCAACTTGACCCGGAACAGACCGTTCGTGAGTCTGTAGAGCAAGGACTAGGTGAAGTATTCGAAGCCCAGAAAAAGCTGGAAGCTGTCTACGCTGCCTATGCCGAACCTGATGCAGATTTTGACGCACTTGCCACGGAGCAAGCACGCCTGGAAGCCATTATTTCTGCCTCTGATGGCCACAGCGCCGACCAGCAACTGGAAATCGCTGCCGATGCATTGCGCCTGCCCCCCTGGGAAGCCAAAATCGGCAATCTCTCAGGCGGTGAAAAGCGCCGTGTTGCATTATGCAGACTGCTACTATCAAAACCAGACATGCTGCTGCTGGACGAACCCACTAACCACCTGGATGCTGAAAGCGTCGACTGGCTGGAGCAATTCCTCACCCGCTTTCCTGGCACAGTGGTTGCCGTCACCCACGACCGCTACTTCCTGGATAACGCAGCAGAATGGATTCTGGAACTTGACCGTGGCCACGGTATTCCCTGGAAAGGCAATTACTCTTCATGGTTAGAGCAGAAAGAAGAACGCCTTAAGCAAGAAGAGTCCACTGAATCCGCCCGCCAGAAAGCACTGCACAAAGAACTGGAATGGGTTCGTCAAAACCCTAAAGGCCGCCAGGCTAAGAGCAAAGCGCGTTTAGCGCGCTTTGAAGAACTGAACTCGCAAGAATACCAAAAACGCAATGAAACTCAGGAGATTTTTATCCCTGTAGCAGAGCGTTTAGGTGACAACGTGATTGAGTTTGACGGCGTTTCCAAATCCTTTGGTGACCGATTGCTGATCGACAATCTCAGCTTTCAAATTCCAGCAGGGGCCATTGTCGGCATTATCGGCCCGAACGGCGCAGGTAAGTCCACACTCTTTCGCATGATCACAGGTCAAGAACAACCGGATTCCGGCGAAGTCAAAATTGGGCCTACCGTTAAAATTGCCCACGTAGACCAATCCCGCGATGCCCTCGGTGGCAACAAGACCGTGTTCGAAGAAATCTCCAATGGATCAGACATCCTCACGGTAGGCAGATATGAAACACCTGCTCGCGCCTATCTGGGCCGCTTCAACTTCAAAGGCTCAGACCAGCAAAAAATAGTCAGCAATCTTTCTGGTGGTGAGCGCGGCCGTCTGCATTTGGCCAAAACCCTGATCGCGGGCGGTAATGTGTTGCTGCTGGATGAACCATCCAACGATCTGGACGTGGAAACCTTACGTGCACTGGAAGATGCGTTACTGGAATTCGCCGGTTGCGTGCTGGTCATTTCCCACGACCGCTGGTTTCTTGACCGTATTGCCACACATATACTGGCGTGCGAAGGTGACTCACAATGGGTTTTCTTTAACGGAAACTATCAGGAATACGAAGCGGATAAAAAGAAACGTCTGGGTGAGGAAGGCGCAAAACCTAAACGTATTCGTTATAAGCCGTTAATGAGTTAG
- a CDS encoding two-partner secretion domain-containing protein, giving the protein MNRIHRLVWNEHTGSWVAVAETARSRGKGSGRGARKAFLAALIASGLGMSTALADQPATTVVPASGKTNAYISANGVPVVNIETANAVGLSHNLYTRYDVETNGLVLNNGNNSQIARQSQLAGQVVSNLNLVQEAKVILNEVVSTNRSTLAGFTEVLGGKADVIVANPNGITCNGCGFINTDHATLTTGTSNIGADGSLTGFTVNRGDVLITGLGANASTQQIFDIVARSVKLDGKISTVADGSLGVTTGNNIWNYAGRNVTGTVAGSGAAPTYALDSSVLGGMYAGRIRIIATEAGVGVRMLGEAAASADDFTLNSAGKVEMQSAVSAARDASITSTSASGTADLFLNSAGAKISASRDVLLTATSGQIKLTEGELYAANNLTLTSATLSDVSTAAKTRFAKVNNTLVTSGAASIDGGVWGAGSALSGAFGSLAIGANGSTIYAGTTLGLSATNDLALATAAVRSAGDMTLNSSAGMISTAAGSTQGVQTTAGNLSLTAGNGLTNAGTMTSDAGSVTARVNGTVNNSGTLHAKTTFDIADKTNGSTENVTNSGILMADGNIAARAASFHNLFGARLQAATGSVLSATNLTNDGTYIASSTVGQTGKIDLSGALVNSWILHSAGNLTIDAASINNSAPAGAISALNTLTLHATGGGLSNGGALYAGELLKASATGKLTNQSTGEIDSSGSIDLSARDIENRNKINATTDITITAGNSFVNAPATLPTLYEKPPVIVEPTNEIKTYIEKGMQAYDNTLRIFEEIQRVDYFTDSPLGQVPQIVAGQTLTINYGTRGENKAALLSAGDLLTIAGSGTFTNQSFDLESTTYSKRWAKFFDSDGAVVYVGTGDVTFWYANNEVQWANGPSLVGNDAYATWPSVDGVKVYWALAGKAASVSPTDNQAKAAQSARIALLETQSKANAFRKVLYTTSSNTITSAGIHASYGKVDISGGHLINRGATSASDTTVTGADVDALLKPVQGASVTSKGADSIGFAGLPTTLPANPNGLFVTPVNPGAGYLVETNPLFAVGSPYVGSDYMLSRFGYSPDDIMKRLGDSNYEAYLIRQQLIAQTGNNIIKGYGNEASQMKQLMDQALDQSQSGGFTFGKALTPAQIDRLDKDVVWMVETTVAGQKVLAPVVYLAANTRSAILRGAVISGEHVKMDVTSLTNTGGTIDGSVSLDVLSQGDITNTSGTLHGGKGSLVSTEGSIVNETLVNGGGDDLTYATAIGNTGSISFDGDMKMLAKKDIIIKGATVAAGTDGLDHEVSMVAEDGTVRFDTIVDKTTHTTSSSSSTYLQDSTTTSTTTSERNIGSKLQLGPQAGHDARKAAEAQMQQTVNELQDLNKDIAKLQAIVKHNEETGVPSDPALLGQLHSAQITAKGLQVEQATLQAKADSLPVTNLTMRAGDKVVVRGSDVMVSGDGDVKGANGVQIVDAQDTTRTTSQTNTTDYFSMGKSDSDSKSASVSDSGSQSSKGGSASANASTGTGADASATADLNIMSNTVTTTTSGSNTSRGSNVSFGGNLVAAVDDPKGELLIQGSTLSTGGSANLDGAQNVTVTTGRNETWSRTESNTTSVGLFNEASAEAGSHANADASTSGSRASAEAGASAKAGATTTLGVQTVNEVTDTYKLQNSTGAINTGRNLSINLTNGDATFEGAQVTYGGEANIHGENIVNKAVQDIDFTSSSRTSQLTGLYIDANASTETQAGAGAGNLYPGEKVNSADASAEAETGVSGGLRSKTENSSSTDGSIAQVASSFTGRDLTRTATNTITDEGTQLNTNVVQSAREITDVAISNSTFSTSTSSSDDVKLGLGASASASASASSDGKAETEAGAGKGARASYEGSNETSSESSTTAVVTRYGGSVDSSSTGKTTLIGTQFSGNGTINIDAGSLDSKAAYDTHTKSSTAQDIELSGKLDGGKKPEGSLDGSYSSTSETESSRTARVSNMSSATGPININVRDDARFEGTNITAGGPVNVLVGGNLTLDAARNTVETSSKMFGGSMELSGSKGGEKEAGLAGSITQDRSYSETAQVGSIQSGAEGTHIVSGGNTSFEGIRLDSTGKTLVEAGGDVNLLAASNVEATSGFGLDAGLKASTSNEGRSQSGSIGGNAAYSGTVTSTPVSINSGGKAIVTGKNVVNQEAAITALAGKQIVGNEVKVKAERSDVSVDLEAKVSGSSDNKKPQLENIQVTTSLRTEVVDMVAGSEQPMAMPKTAVAALNMNVETKKAIINQAGLSKGLTGEVNADVAKAYSLAQGNPLKYAAGSPIQDEVLEKEKVLVQVRLEGTNSGSWMMRPEDIEGLSAQQIKDKFALPALPSFVSDVRVPAGTRIRKGMVALPPEATGGDVVQYELFKRLPNDAISNQRPLL; this is encoded by the coding sequence ATGAATCGTATCCACCGCCTCGTTTGGAATGAACACACCGGATCCTGGGTTGCCGTCGCTGAAACCGCCCGTTCACGCGGCAAAGGTAGCGGCCGTGGTGCCCGCAAAGCCTTTCTGGCTGCACTGATTGCATCCGGGCTAGGCATGTCGACCGCACTGGCTGATCAGCCCGCCACCACGGTCGTGCCCGCCAGCGGCAAAACCAATGCCTATATCTCCGCCAACGGTGTACCGGTCGTCAACATCGAAACCGCCAATGCAGTGGGTCTCTCCCATAACCTGTATACCCGTTACGATGTTGAAACCAATGGACTGGTGCTGAACAACGGCAACAACAGTCAGATTGCGCGTCAATCCCAGTTAGCCGGACAGGTCGTATCCAACCTGAACCTGGTGCAGGAAGCCAAAGTCATTCTGAACGAAGTGGTATCGACCAATCGCAGTACCCTGGCAGGCTTTACGGAAGTGCTGGGCGGCAAAGCCGATGTCATCGTCGCCAACCCCAACGGTATCACCTGCAACGGATGTGGCTTCATCAACACCGATCACGCCACGCTTACCACCGGTACGTCGAATATCGGGGCTGATGGCAGCCTGACCGGTTTTACCGTTAATCGTGGTGATGTTCTGATCACCGGCCTGGGGGCCAACGCCAGCACCCAGCAGATCTTTGATATCGTCGCACGGTCCGTCAAATTGGACGGAAAAATCAGTACCGTAGCAGATGGCAGCCTCGGGGTGACCACGGGCAACAACATCTGGAATTATGCTGGCCGCAATGTCACCGGCACGGTAGCCGGCAGTGGCGCAGCGCCCACCTACGCATTGGACTCCAGCGTGCTGGGGGGCATGTATGCCGGGCGTATTCGCATTATTGCCACTGAAGCGGGTGTAGGCGTACGCATGTTGGGTGAAGCCGCCGCCAGTGCGGATGACTTCACGCTGAACAGCGCAGGCAAAGTTGAAATGCAATCCGCAGTGAGTGCCGCGCGAGATGCCAGCATCACTTCCACCTCCGCCAGCGGGACCGCCGATCTGTTCCTGAATAGCGCAGGCGCTAAAATCTCGGCAAGCCGGGATGTATTACTCACTGCCACTTCAGGCCAGATCAAACTGACCGAAGGCGAGCTATACGCCGCCAATAACCTCACGCTCACAAGTGCCACCCTGAGCGATGTATCGACAGCCGCAAAAACCCGTTTTGCCAAAGTGAATAACACGCTTGTGACTTCAGGCGCTGCCAGTATTGATGGTGGCGTATGGGGTGCGGGTAGTGCGCTATCAGGCGCTTTTGGCAGTCTTGCGATTGGTGCTAATGGTTCTACAATTTACGCAGGAACGACACTGGGTTTAAGTGCCACCAATGACTTGGCGTTAGCGACGGCAGCGGTTCGCTCGGCGGGTGATATGACGTTGAATTCCAGCGCGGGTATGATCAGCACCGCAGCAGGGTCAACACAAGGGGTTCAGACCACGGCAGGCAATTTGAGTCTGACAGCGGGTAATGGGCTGACTAACGCTGGGACGATGACCTCCGATGCGGGGAGTGTGACGGCACGTGTTAACGGCACAGTCAACAACAGCGGCACATTGCATGCCAAGACCACTTTTGATATTGCTGACAAGACGAACGGCAGTACTGAGAATGTGACAAACAGCGGTATCTTGATGGCTGATGGAAACATCGCTGCGCGCGCGGCCTCATTTCACAATCTGTTCGGCGCGCGGCTTCAAGCCGCGACCGGCTCGGTACTTTCTGCCACGAATTTGACTAATGACGGTACCTATATCGCGTCGAGCACGGTCGGCCAAACCGGCAAGATCGATCTTTCGGGTGCTCTCGTGAACAGCTGGATCCTCCACTCGGCAGGCAACCTGACGATTGATGCCGCCTCGATCAACAACAGTGCTCCCGCAGGAGCGATATCCGCGCTGAATACGCTCACGCTGCATGCCACGGGTGGGGGTCTCAGTAATGGTGGCGCGCTCTATGCCGGCGAGCTTTTGAAGGCCTCTGCAACGGGTAAATTGACGAACCAGAGCACCGGCGAGATTGATTCAAGCGGAAGCATTGACTTGTCGGCGAGAGATATTGAAAACCGAAACAAGATCAACGCGACCACCGACATTACGATCACTGCGGGAAACAGCTTTGTCAACGCACCAGCAACCTTGCCAACGCTTTATGAAAAACCACCTGTAATAGTGGAACCGACAAATGAAATCAAGACTTACATCGAAAAAGGAATGCAAGCCTACGACAACACGTTGAGAATCTTTGAGGAGATACAACGCGTAGACTACTTCACGGATTCCCCGCTAGGGCAGGTACCACAAATCGTGGCCGGTCAAACTTTGACGATCAACTACGGCACTCGTGGAGAAAACAAGGCCGCACTCCTGTCTGCTGGTGATCTGCTTACCATCGCTGGAAGCGGCACGTTTACAAACCAGTCGTTTGACCTTGAGAGCACCACCTATAGTAAACGCTGGGCGAAGTTTTTTGATAGCGACGGTGCTGTTGTTTATGTCGGAACTGGCGACGTGACGTTCTGGTATGCCAATAATGAAGTGCAGTGGGCCAATGGGCCATCGCTGGTCGGAAACGATGCCTATGCAACCTGGCCATCGGTCGATGGCGTAAAGGTGTACTGGGCATTGGCCGGGAAGGCGGCCAGTGTAAGCCCTACCGATAACCAAGCAAAGGCTGCTCAATCGGCACGGATTGCCCTCTTGGAGACGCAGAGCAAAGCGAATGCATTTCGGAAAGTGTTGTACACCACCTCGAGCAACACCATAACCTCAGCAGGCATCCACGCGAGCTACGGCAAAGTGGATATTTCGGGGGGGCATCTCATCAACCGAGGTGCCACGAGCGCGAGCGATACCACCGTCACTGGTGCCGATGTGGACGCGCTTCTCAAGCCTGTACAGGGGGCAAGCGTGACGAGCAAAGGCGCAGATAGCATTGGCTTTGCTGGGTTGCCGACCACGCTGCCCGCAAATCCCAATGGTCTTTTTGTGACACCGGTGAACCCTGGTGCCGGCTATTTGGTTGAGACCAATCCGCTCTTCGCAGTTGGATCACCGTACGTCGGGTCTGATTACATGTTGAGCCGCTTCGGCTACAGCCCGGACGACATCATGAAGCGCTTGGGCGATTCCAACTACGAGGCCTACCTGATCCGCCAGCAGTTGATTGCACAGACTGGCAACAACATCATCAAGGGCTATGGCAATGAGGCCAGCCAGATGAAGCAGCTGATGGACCAGGCTCTGGACCAGAGCCAGAGCGGTGGTTTTACCTTTGGCAAAGCCTTGACCCCGGCACAGATCGACCGCCTGGACAAGGATGTGGTCTGGATGGTGGAAACTACCGTTGCAGGGCAAAAGGTATTGGCTCCCGTGGTCTATCTCGCCGCGAATACGCGCAGCGCGATCCTGAGAGGCGCGGTGATCAGCGGTGAGCACGTGAAGATGGATGTGACCTCGCTGACTAATACGGGAGGAACCATCGATGGTTCCGTTTCACTCGATGTTTTATCGCAGGGCGACATCACCAACACCAGCGGTACTCTTCACGGCGGCAAAGGAAGCCTAGTTTCTACCGAGGGTAGCATCGTTAACGAGACCTTGGTGAATGGCGGTGGTGATGACCTGACCTATGCCACCGCCATCGGCAACACCGGCAGTATATCGTTCGACGGCGATATGAAGATGCTCGCCAAGAAAGACATCATCATCAAGGGGGCCACCGTGGCCGCCGGCACAGACGGTTTGGACCACGAGGTGTCTATGGTGGCCGAAGATGGCACCGTGCGTTTTGACACCATCGTTGACAAGACCACTCACACCACCAGCTCATCTTCGTCAACCTATTTGCAGGATTCGACCACTACCAGCACTACCACCAGCGAGCGCAACATCGGCTCCAAGCTGCAGCTGGGCCCCCAGGCGGGGCACGATGCGCGCAAAGCCGCTGAAGCTCAGATGCAGCAGACGGTCAATGAGCTCCAGGACCTGAATAAAGACATTGCCAAGCTGCAGGCCATCGTGAAGCATAACGAGGAGACCGGCGTACCGAGCGACCCGGCTCTGTTGGGCCAGCTCCACAGCGCGCAGATAACTGCCAAGGGACTTCAAGTCGAGCAGGCCACGCTGCAGGCCAAAGCAGATTCGCTGCCAGTGACCAACCTGACGATGAGGGCTGGCGACAAGGTCGTCGTGCGCGGGTCTGATGTGATGGTGTCCGGCGATGGCGATGTTAAAGGTGCCAATGGTGTCCAGATCGTTGATGCCCAGGATACGACTCGCACCACAAGCCAGACTAATACCACTGACTATTTCAGCATGGGCAAGAGCGATAGCGATTCCAAATCGGCGTCCGTGTCCGACAGCGGCTCACAATCAAGTAAGGGGGGTAGCGCGAGTGCCAACGCCAGTACGGGTACCGGTGCAGATGCCTCAGCAACGGCTGACCTCAATATTATGAGCAACACGGTCACGACCACCACCTCCGGTTCCAACACCAGTCGGGGCAGTAACGTTAGTTTTGGTGGAAATCTTGTCGCTGCGGTTGATGATCCGAAGGGTGAACTGTTGATTCAGGGATCTACTCTGTCAACCGGCGGTTCGGCTAACCTGGACGGCGCGCAAAACGTGACAGTCACAACCGGCCGAAACGAAACATGGAGCCGCACAGAGAGCAACACCACGTCGGTCGGCCTGTTCAACGAAGCCAGCGCTGAGGCGGGGTCCCACGCCAATGCAGATGCATCGACTTCGGGTTCTAGGGCAAGCGCTGAGGCGGGGGCTTCCGCAAAAGCCGGCGCCACCACTACGCTGGGTGTTCAGACCGTCAATGAGGTGACCGACACGTACAAGCTCCAAAACTCGACCGGTGCCATCAACACTGGCCGTAACCTGTCGATTAACTTGACTAACGGCGATGCCACCTTCGAGGGGGCGCAAGTGACTTATGGGGGCGAGGCCAATATCCACGGGGAAAACATAGTTAACAAGGCAGTCCAGGATATTGATTTCACTAGTTCATCCAGGACGAGTCAGTTGACTGGTCTGTATATCGATGCAAATGCCAGCACTGAGACCCAGGCGGGGGCCGGGGCCGGAAACCTCTACCCAGGTGAAAAGGTCAACAGTGCCGACGCTAGCGCCGAAGCAGAAACCGGGGTGAGTGGTGGGCTGAGAAGTAAAACGGAGAATAGTTCCAGCACCGATGGTTCAATAGCACAGGTTGCGTCGAGCTTCACGGGGCGAGATCTAACCCGCACCGCAACAAACACTATCACAGACGAAGGAACCCAGCTCAATACGAACGTGGTGCAGTCCGCTCGCGAGATCACCGATGTTGCCATCAGTAATTCAACCTTCTCGACCAGCACAAGCTCATCAGATGACGTGAAATTAGGTCTGGGTGCCAGCGCATCTGCCAGTGCAAGTGCCAGCTCAGATGGCAAGGCTGAAACCGAGGCCGGTGCCGGCAAAGGGGCGCGGGCCAGTTACGAAGGAAGCAATGAGACCAGCAGCGAGTCGAGCACAACGGCGGTAGTCACCCGTTATGGCGGTTCGGTGGATTCCAGCTCTACAGGCAAAACTACGTTGATCGGTACGCAGTTTTCCGGCAATGGTACTATCAACATTGATGCAGGTTCGCTAGATTCCAAAGCGGCCTACGACACGCACACCAAGTCGTCTACCGCCCAGGATATAGAACTAAGCGGCAAGCTGGATGGTGGCAAGAAGCCAGAGGGCAGTCTGGACGGCAGCTACAGCAGTACCAGCGAGACCGAGTCGAGCCGAACCGCCCGCGTGAGTAACATGAGTTCCGCCACAGGCCCTATCAACATCAACGTTCGGGATGACGCTCGATTTGAAGGGACAAATATTACTGCCGGAGGGCCGGTGAACGTGTTGGTAGGTGGCAACCTGACCCTGGATGCCGCACGTAACACGGTCGAAACATCCAGCAAGATGTTCGGTGGCAGCATGGAGCTCAGCGGTAGCAAAGGTGGTGAAAAGGAAGCTGGATTGGCGGGAAGTATTACACAAGATCGAAGCTACTCGGAAACGGCCCAAGTAGGCAGCATTCAATCTGGTGCTGAGGGCACCCATATTGTCTCTGGTGGCAACACAAGTTTTGAAGGAATTAGGTTAGATTCAACGGGAAAAACCCTTGTTGAAGCTGGCGGTGATGTCAATCTCTTGGCTGCCAGTAATGTCGAAGCTACCTCCGGTTTTGGTCTCGATGCAGGTTTGAAGGCTTCAACCAGCAACGAGGGGCGCAGCCAGTCTGGTTCTATCGGTGGAAACGCGGCTTATAGCGGAACGGTGACTTCCACACCAGTGTCTATTAACTCTGGAGGCAAGGCCATTGTCACAGGCAAGAATGTTGTGAACCAGGAGGCTGCCATCACCGCCTTAGCTGGGAAACAGATTGTTGGTAATGAGGTTAAAGTCAAAGCTGAGCGATCTGATGTTTCTGTAGATTTGGAAGCCAAGGTTTCTGGTAGCAGCGATAACAAGAAGCCACAATTGGAAAACATACAAGTGACAACCAGCTTACGCACCGAGGTGGTTGATATGGTAGCTGGTTCTGAGCAACCGATGGCAATGCCGAAAACAGCAGTTGCGGCATTGAACATGAATGTCGAAACTAAGAAAGCGATCATTAATCAGGCTGGTTTGTCAAAAGGGCTGACAGGCGAGGTTAATGCTGACGTTGCAAAGGCCTACAGCCTTGCCCAAGGGAATCCTCTAAAATATGCGGCGGGGTCGCCAATACAAGACGAGGTTCTTGAAAAGGAAAAAGTTCTTGTACAAGTTCGCTTAGAGGGTACCAATTCAGGTTCATGGATGATGCGCCCTGAAGATATTGAAGGCCTGAGCGCGCAACAGATCAAAGACAAGTTTGCTCTACCTGCGCTACCTAGCTTTGTATCCGATGTGCGCGTACCTGCTGGTACAAGGATTCGCAAAGGCATGGTAGCGCTGCCACCGGAGGCAACAGGTGGAGATGTGGTGCAGTATGAGTTGTTCAAACGTTTGCCGAACGATGCCATTTCGAATCAAAGGCCGTTGTTGTGA
- a CDS encoding WbuC family cupin fold metalloprotein, translating to MKQLSNSTLDTLSLQAQQSPRRRANYNLHSELSDPIQRLAIAMEPDTFVRPHRHPHTWEMLYPLRGRFVVLYFDESGTVTDRTVLGEDSSVLENPAGTWHAVLSLDKGGIIFEVKHGPYTPVSESDYAPWSSQDEGLDAEKLNAWYAQAKVGDKIPA from the coding sequence TTGAAACAGCTTTCAAATAGCACGCTGGACACACTCAGCCTGCAAGCGCAACAATCACCGCGCAGACGCGCCAATTACAACTTGCACAGCGAGTTAAGCGACCCCATACAGCGTTTGGCCATTGCCATGGAGCCGGACACATTTGTTCGCCCCCACCGACATCCCCACACATGGGAAATGCTTTATCCATTGCGCGGACGTTTTGTGGTCCTGTATTTCGATGAATCCGGCACAGTAACCGATAGAACGGTTTTAGGTGAAGATAGTAGCGTACTGGAAAATCCGGCTGGCACCTGGCATGCCGTACTATCGCTGGACAAAGGTGGCATTATTTTTGAAGTAAAGCATGGCCCTTATACGCCCGTTTCCGAATCAGACTATGCTCCCTGGAGTAGTCAAGATGAAGGCCTCGATGCGGAAAAACTGAATGCATGGTATGCACAAGCGAAAGTAGGTGACAAAATTCCTGCTTGA